TAGTCGCGCAACGCCCGGTTTGGGGACCCCCGACACCTTAATTATCTTTTTACCAGTTTAGTCAAAACCATCGGAGGAACAGTAATGAAATACTCAACGCTTGGACTGGCAGTTGTAGTGCTGGCTGGCGGCATGTTGATCGCAACGACCGGTTGTGGTCCGAAGCCGAAACCTGAAATGAAACCTTCCATCAATCTCGATTCGCTCCGCGCTGCCGAAGAAGCAAAGCGCCGTGCCGACTCGATTGCTGCAGCCGAAGAAGCTCGCCGGTTGGCAGAAGACGCCGCCCGTAAGCGTGAAATGGAAGAAGCGAAAATGAAGGCAGAGGCTGAAGCAAAAGACAAAGCTTTGATCAAGGTCATCTATTTCGATTATGACAAGTCGAATATTCGCAACGATATGTCGACCGATTGTCAATCCAACGCAGCACTCTACAAGAAGTATCCGAACTGGCGAGTTGCTTTGGAAGGGCATGCTGACGAGCGCGGTACGAACGAGTATAACCTCGCGTTAGGCGATCGTCGTGCCCAGTCGGTGAAAAAGTATTTGACCGATTTCGGCATTGATGCCGGTCGTATATCGACGATTTCTTTCGGTGAAGAGCGACCCGTAGCGAAGGGCACTGGCGAACAGAGCTGGTCCAAGAATCGCCGCGTCGAATTCAATACGAAGTAATCTTCGTTCGATTCACGAGT
The bacterium genome window above contains:
- the pal gene encoding peptidoglycan-associated lipoprotein Pal, producing the protein MKYSTLGLAVVVLAGGMLIATTGCGPKPKPEMKPSINLDSLRAAEEAKRRADSIAAAEEARRLAEDAARKREMEEAKMKAEAEAKDKALIKVIYFDYDKSNIRNDMSTDCQSNAALYKKYPNWRVALEGHADERGTNEYNLALGDRRAQSVKKYLTDFGIDAGRISTISFGEERPVAKGTGEQSWSKNRRVEFNTK